TCATCAGGCGTGTCTCCGGGTGGTCCCGGTTATCCGTCCGCTGAGGCTGCTGAATATAGAAGGAGAAGCTTTCAGCAGCCTTGCAGACCCGGTTGTGAATAGCTGACGCCGGGGCGTAACCCAGCGTCGGTTTTTTCCGTGTGGCGTGTAGTGCTTAGTGCACCAGCATGCCGGTGAACCAGTAAGCCTGAGCCAAGGTGATCAGGCCGACGATCGTTGCAAAGAATAGGCTGTGCTTGAGGGTGAAGCGGAACAGATCCGATTCTTTACCCACCAGCCCGGTCGCGGCGCAGGCCACGGCGATCGATTGCGGCGAGATCATTTTGCCGGTCACCCCGCCGCTGGTGTTCGCCGCCACCAACAGGGTGTCGTTGACGCCGATCTGGTGCGCGGTGGTCGCTTGCAGCGAACTGAACAGCGCGTTGGATGAGGTATCGGAGCCGGTCAGGAACACGCCGAGCCAGCCGAGGAATGGCGAGAAGAATGGGAACGCCGCACCGGTGGCAGCCAATACCAGAGCCATGGTCGACGACATGCCCGAGTAGTTGGTGACGAAGGCGAACGCCAGCACCATGCCGATGGACAAAATCGGCCAGCGCAGTTCGTAGAACGTCTCTTTTAAAGTGGTCAGACCAGTTTTAATGTTGACCTTGAGCACCAGCATCGAGATCAGCGCGGAGAAGAAAATCGCCGTGCCGGTCGCGGAAACCGGATCGAGTTTGAACACTGCCGGAATCGCTGTCGGGTTGGTTACGATCGGCGCGACCTTGATCACCATTTGATCCAGGTGCGGGATCGCGAAGTTGAACACCCAGCCATACATCGAGCCGCCGGCGGCAAACATCGCCTTGAACGGTTTCAGCGTCCAGATGGTGACCAATACGGTGAGGATCAGGAACGGCGACCAGGCTTTGAAAATTTCTCCCAGGCTGTAGGGCGAAGCCACGGTGGTGCGCGGTTGGCCGAAACCACCGGTGCTGGCCACTACGGAAGCCGAGACTGCGCCGACGATGTGCGCGCCTGCAGCGCGTTTTGGCTGCCAGATTTTCAGGAACAGCGTCAGGGAAATCAGGCTGACCAGCGCCGAGGTGATGTCCGGCAGTTCCGGGCCAATGAAGTTCGAGGTGAAGTATTGGGTGATGG
The Pseudomonas sp. GR 6-02 genome window above contains:
- a CDS encoding lactate permease LctP family transporter; translation: MQTWQQLYSPLGSLGVSALAAVIPIVFFFLALAVFRLKGHVAGSITLALSIAVAIFAFQMPVDMAFAAAGYGFAYGLWPIAWIIVAAVFLYKLTVKSGQFEVIRSSVLSITDDQRLQVLLIGFCFGAFLEGAAGFGAPVAITAALLVGLGFNPLYAAGLCLIANTAPVAFGALGIPIIVAGQVTGIDAFKIGAMTGRQLPLLSLFVPFWLVFMMDGLRGVRETWPAALVAGLSFAITQYFTSNFIGPELPDITSALVSLISLTLFLKIWQPKRAAGAHIVGAVSASVVASTGGFGQPRTTVASPYSLGEIFKAWSPFLILTVLVTIWTLKPFKAMFAAGGSMYGWVFNFAIPHLDQMVIKVAPIVTNPTAIPAVFKLDPVSATGTAIFFSALISMLVLKVNIKTGLTTLKETFYELRWPILSIGMVLAFAFVTNYSGMSSTMALVLAATGAAFPFFSPFLGWLGVFLTGSDTSSNALFSSLQATTAHQIGVNDTLLVAANTSGGVTGKMISPQSIAVACAATGLVGKESDLFRFTLKHSLFFATIVGLITLAQAYWFTGMLVH